AGGACGGCAGACCCCGCGGCCACACCTACCACGGAGACCAGGGTACTCAGGTTCAGCCGGCGTCCCTCATGCCGCCACAGCAGCAGACGCAGCGACAAGGCCCAGGGGCTATTCATAGCGCAGCGCTACGGCTGGCCTCACGTTCGCTGCCCGCCAGGCCGGCCCCGCAGCAGCCACCAGCGAGAGAGCAAAGGCCAACGCAGGTATCACCACCAATGCCTGCCACGACCATTGGATAGGCAGGGCATCCATGAAATAGATGTCTGAATTGAGGGCCAGCAGACCGTATCTCATCTGCAGAACGCCAAGGACTAATGCCAGCGCCGTGCCTCCCAGCCCACCCACAAGCCCCACCGCGGCCCCCTGATAGAGAAATATTTGCTGGATATGCCGCCTGCTGAATCCCAGGCTACGCAGGATGCCGATGTCGCGCTGCTTCTCCACCACGACCAAGCCCAGTGTGCTGAAGATGTTCACCAGGGCCACCAGGGCGATAAAGCCAAACACCATCAGGATGGGGGTTTGCTGCCCCTTAAGCCACTGAAACAGGTTGGCGTGGCGCTGCCGCCAGGATGTCAGGTAGTAGGGAAAGCCCAGCTGCCGCTCGAGTCGATCGCCCACGTCGTCAGCCTCCTGGCGGTTGGTCACGTTGATGATAGCCATGGAGGGGTTGCCAACCTGTCCGAAAAGTGCGCTAGCGGCATTCAAGGAGGTAAAGGCCAGCAGCTGGTCATACTCCACCATGCCGGAGCGGTAGGTCGCTGCCACCGTGAACTCGCGGCCGCGAATACCCTGCTGTCCCAGAAGGTAGGTGATGTCCAGGAGAATGACTCGGTCTCCAGGGGCGGCCTGAAGCAGCTGGGCCTGCTTTTCGCCGAGCACAATAGAGCTGGTATCGCCCGGGGCGGGCAGTGCGCCGGCAGTGATGAAGCCGTCCAGATTCAACGCCGCGGCCAATTGCTCCAGATCGGCGCCCAGCAGCAGAATGCCGTCGGAGCGGCTCCCATGGCGCACCAGAGCGTGGCGGGCAATGAAAGGAACGACCTGGGTAAGTTGGGGGTCGTCGCGCAAGGTCTGCAGCAGTGAATCGGGAAGGGGCACATCTTCGCCCAGGGCATTGGCAAGCCGCAGGTGGCCGTCCATCCCGGCGACTTTGACCGCCACCTCGTTTTCAAAACCGCGCACGGCACTCAGGGTGAGGATGAGAGCCGCCACACCGATCGCCAGGCCCGCCATCCCCATGTAGCCGATGAATGATATGAAGCCGTAGCTGTGGTGGGCCCTGAGATAGCGCCGGGCAATCAGCCGCTGAGGGGTCACGGCTGGGCTGGACGCATCGCCGGGAATAGAATCACATCCTTGATGGACTCCTGCCCGGTAAAAAGCATCACCAACCGGTCAATGCCGATCCCTACCCCGCCGGCAGGGGGCATCCCGTACTCCATGGCGGTCAGGAAATCTTCGTCCACCACCTGGGCCTCCTCATCGCCGGCCTCCCGCAGGCTGGCCTGTGCCTCCAGCCGTTCACGCTGGTCCAGAG
The DNA window shown above is from Candidatus Neomarinimicrobiota bacterium and carries:
- a CDS encoding FtsX-like permease family protein yields the protein MTPQRLIARRYLRAHHSYGFISFIGYMGMAGLAIGVAALILTLSAVRGFENEVAVKVAGMDGHLRLANALGEDVPLPDSLLQTLRDDPQLTQVVPFIARHALVRHGSRSDGILLLGADLEQLAAALNLDGFITAGALPAPGDTSSIVLGEKQAQLLQAAPGDRVILLDITYLLGQQGIRGREFTVAATYRSGMVEYDQLLAFTSLNAASALFGQVGNPSMAIINVTNRQEADDVGDRLERQLGFPYYLTSWRQRHANLFQWLKGQQTPILMVFGFIALVALVNIFSTLGLVVVEKQRDIGILRSLGFSRRHIQQIFLYQGAAVGLVGGLGGTALALVLGVLQMRYGLLALNSDIYFMDALPIQWSWQALVVIPALAFALSLVAAAGPAWRAANVRPAVALRYE